The Engystomops pustulosus chromosome 9, aEngPut4.maternal, whole genome shotgun sequence genome includes a window with the following:
- the FOXO4 gene encoding forkhead box protein O4 isoform X2 yields the protein MEGTEATPVDIDPDFEPQARPRSCTWPLPRPELSVVQPTTPSEESKADPPDPPSLLTAEAEDRGLSDGLLGAVTPRKGGSRRNAWGNQSYAELITQAIESSPEKRLTLSQIYEWMVKTIPYFKDKGDSNSSAGWKNSIRHNLSLHSKFIKVHNEATGKSSWWMLNPEGGKSGKTPRRRAASMDNSSKLAKVRSKVSKKKAQAPGESTAGSPGSQPPKWPGSPSSRSGDDPDVWTSFRPRTGSNASTLSVRLSPILTEPDDVVDEDLHSSLGFSNSVPPTVSEELELIDSLTMLSPGAPLPVPQTLIQGAPSFPIHPPQTLSFGNSLFGPADASPVRGSSGHFQRPQTLEALLTSDSPPPSNVMMTQVDPVLGQSGGPNLLMLGGQNKDLDMDMILENLECDMEYIINNELMDEGGLDFNFEPIHPGSNQNNNHSWVPS from the exons ATGGAGGGCACAGAGGCGACTCCCGTGGACATTGACCCAGACTTCGAGCCTCAGGCGAGACCCAGGTCGTGCACATGGCCCCTGCCCAGGCCTGAGCTCTCCGTAGTGCAGCCCACTACCCCCTCTGAGGAGAGCAAAGCAGACCCCCCtgatcccccctccctcctgactGCAGAGGCTGAGGACAGAGGCCTCTCTGATGGCCTGCTAGGGGCAGTGACTCCCAGGAAAGGGGGATCCAGGAGGAATGCCTGGGGCAACCAGTCCTATGCCGAGCTCATCACCCAGGCCATAGAGAGCTCTCCTGAGAAGAGACTCACCTTGTCCCAGATCTACGAGTGGATGGTCAAAACCATTCCCTACTTCAAAGACAAAGGCGACAGCAACAGCTCTGCCGGCTGGAAG AATTCAATCCGTCACAACCTATCTCTGCACAGTAAGTTTATTAAGGTGCACAATGAAGCAACTGGTAAAAGCTCCTGGTGGATGTTGAATCCAGAAGGTGGGAAAAGTGGTAAGACACCACGTAGAAGAGCAGCATCCATGGACAACAGCAGCAAGCTTGCAAAAGTAAGGAGTAAAGTTTCTAAGAAAAAGGCTCAAGCACCTGGAGAATCAACTGCAGGAAGTCCTGGTTCACAACCCCCAAAATGGCCAGGTAGTCCTTCTTCACGCAGTGGTGATGATCCTGATGTGTGGACCAGTTTTCGGCCACGCACAGGTTCCAATGCTAGTACTCTTAGTGTTCGCCTATCCCCTATCTTGACGGAACCTGATGATGTTGTTGATGAAGACCTTCACTCTTCACTTGGCTTCTCCAACAGTGTTCCCCCTACTGTCTCAGAGGAATTGGAGCTTATTGACAGCTTAACAATGCTGTCTCCAGGAGCACCACTACCTGTGCCACAGACTTTGATACAAGGAGCCCCCAGTTTTCCAAtacatccaccacagaccctgTCTTTTGGAAATTCTCTGTTtggtcctgctgatgcttctcctGTGCGGGGATCATCTGGACACTTTCAACGACCTCAAACTCTGGAAGCCCTCTTGACCTCTGATTCTCCTCCACCTAGTAATGTCATGATGACACAGGTAGATCCTGTCCTGGGGCAGAGCGGAGGACCAAATCTACTAATGTTGGGTGGTCAGAATAAAG ATTTGGACATGGATATGATCCTTGAGAATTTGGAATGTGATATGGAATACATCATTAACAATGAGTTAATGGATGAAGGTGGTCTGGATTTCAACTTTGAACCTATACATCCTGGTTCCAACCAGAACAACAACCATAGCTGGGTACCCAGTTAA
- the FOXO4 gene encoding forkhead box protein O4 isoform X1: MEGTEATPVDIDPDFEPQARPRSCTWPLPRPELSVVQPTTPSEESKADPPDPPSLLTAEAEDRGLSDGLLGAVTPRKGGSRRNAWGNQSYAELITQAIESSPEKRLTLSQIYEWMVKTIPYFKDKGDSNSSAGWKNSIRHNLSLHSKFIKVHNEATGKSSWWMLNPEGGKSGKTPRRRAASMDNSSKLAKVRSKVSKKKAQAPGESTAGSPGSQPPKWPGSPSSRSGDDPDVWTSFRPRTGSNASTLSVRLSPILTEPDDVVDEDLHSSLGFSNSVPPTVSEELELIDSLTMLSPGAPLPVPQTLIQGAPSFPIHPPQTLSFGNSLFGPADASPVRGSSGHFQRPQTLEALLTSDSPPPSNVMMTQVDPVLGQSGGPNLLMLGGQNKGRTPEQPTVSLNALVPSTTLTMIGLPPASSMPSPKPNVFGSTSDRLPTDLDMDMILENLECDMEYIINNELMDEGGLDFNFEPIHPGSNQNNNHSWVPS, translated from the exons ATGGAGGGCACAGAGGCGACTCCCGTGGACATTGACCCAGACTTCGAGCCTCAGGCGAGACCCAGGTCGTGCACATGGCCCCTGCCCAGGCCTGAGCTCTCCGTAGTGCAGCCCACTACCCCCTCTGAGGAGAGCAAAGCAGACCCCCCtgatcccccctccctcctgactGCAGAGGCTGAGGACAGAGGCCTCTCTGATGGCCTGCTAGGGGCAGTGACTCCCAGGAAAGGGGGATCCAGGAGGAATGCCTGGGGCAACCAGTCCTATGCCGAGCTCATCACCCAGGCCATAGAGAGCTCTCCTGAGAAGAGACTCACCTTGTCCCAGATCTACGAGTGGATGGTCAAAACCATTCCCTACTTCAAAGACAAAGGCGACAGCAACAGCTCTGCCGGCTGGAAG AATTCAATCCGTCACAACCTATCTCTGCACAGTAAGTTTATTAAGGTGCACAATGAAGCAACTGGTAAAAGCTCCTGGTGGATGTTGAATCCAGAAGGTGGGAAAAGTGGTAAGACACCACGTAGAAGAGCAGCATCCATGGACAACAGCAGCAAGCTTGCAAAAGTAAGGAGTAAAGTTTCTAAGAAAAAGGCTCAAGCACCTGGAGAATCAACTGCAGGAAGTCCTGGTTCACAACCCCCAAAATGGCCAGGTAGTCCTTCTTCACGCAGTGGTGATGATCCTGATGTGTGGACCAGTTTTCGGCCACGCACAGGTTCCAATGCTAGTACTCTTAGTGTTCGCCTATCCCCTATCTTGACGGAACCTGATGATGTTGTTGATGAAGACCTTCACTCTTCACTTGGCTTCTCCAACAGTGTTCCCCCTACTGTCTCAGAGGAATTGGAGCTTATTGACAGCTTAACAATGCTGTCTCCAGGAGCACCACTACCTGTGCCACAGACTTTGATACAAGGAGCCCCCAGTTTTCCAAtacatccaccacagaccctgTCTTTTGGAAATTCTCTGTTtggtcctgctgatgcttctcctGTGCGGGGATCATCTGGACACTTTCAACGACCTCAAACTCTGGAAGCCCTCTTGACCTCTGATTCTCCTCCACCTAGTAATGTCATGATGACACAGGTAGATCCTGTCCTGGGGCAGAGCGGAGGACCAAATCTACTAATGTTGGGTGGTCAGAATAAAGGTAGGACACCTGAGCAACCAACTGTTTCTCTTAATGCTTTGGTGCCTTCTACCACCCTTACAATGATCGGGCTTCCTCCAGCCTCTTCTATGCCATCTCCTAAACCAAACGTATTTGGTTCCACTTCTGATCGTCTTCCCACAGATTTGGACATGGATATGATCCTTGAGAATTTGGAATGTGATATGGAATACATCATTAACAATGAGTTAATGGATGAAGGTGGTCTGGATTTCAACTTTGAACCTATACATCCTGGTTCCAACCAGAACAACAACCATAGCTGGGTACCCAGTTAA